In Helianthus annuus cultivar XRQ/B chromosome 8, HanXRQr2.0-SUNRISE, whole genome shotgun sequence, a single genomic region encodes these proteins:
- the LOC110872867 gene encoding putative clathrin assembly protein At1g25240, protein MWTLKGASNALKDVSSLFIANFAPSSANRNPEIEAAVIKATNHNNSRVDYRSAQLLFAWIRVSGHYIRPVMSALTTRMEKTRSWTVALKGLMLLHGVFTCKVPAVQKIGRLPFDLSNFKDRKSNMFQHEAFIRSYYTYLNKKSAFMMKHSDDRKEGTLRRGIKERPKQWTMMQHLAWLENLQGLLDMLLEIKPQGEKMKNVLVLEAMNCIMLEIYDIYSRICNGIAAVLVRLYSIGKTEAGMAFSILQKASTQAEVLSRYIDFCRDFGVTKASESPKIVHIRKDDIQQLEQIINRASSPQKAEQLIPSEEDKPTMPVEDSVVIKKPET, encoded by the coding sequence ATGTGGACGCTCAAAGGAGCTTCCAATGCGTTAAAAGACGTAAGCAGTCTTTTTATCGCGAATTTTGCCCCTAGTTCAGCGAATCGGAATCCTGAGATTGAGGCTGCTGTAATAAAAGCCACCAACCACAACAACTCTCGTGTTGATTACCGAAGCGCCCAACTCCTATTTGCATGGATTCGTGTTTCGGGTCATTATATCCGTCCAGTAATGTCGGCCCTTACCACGAGGATGGAAAAGACCCGCAGCTGGACGGTGGCATTGAAAGGCCTCATGCTTTTGCATGGGGTCTTTACGTGCAAAGTCCCCGCCGTTCAAAAGATTGGTCGTTTACCTTTTGATCTCTCGAATTTCAAAGACCGAAAATCGAATATGTTCCAACATGAAGCATTCATTCGTTCGTACTACACGTATCTCAATAAAAAATCGGCTTTCATGATGAAACATTCCGACGATAGGAAAGAAGGAACTCTTAGAAGAGGAATCAAAGAGAGGCCAAAACAATGGACCATGATGCAACATCTTGCGTGGTTAGAAAATCTTCAAGGGTTGTTGGATATGTTGCTCGAGATCAAACCGCAAGGAGAGAAGATGAAGAACGTTTTGGTTCTCGAAGCGATGAATTGTATCATGCTTGAGATCTACGATATTTATAGTCGGATATGCAACGGGATTGCTGCGGTTCTCGTGAGGTTATACTCCATTGGGAAAACCGAAGCCGGAATGGCATTTTCGATTCTGCAAAAAGCATCCACTCAGGCTGAGGTTCTGTCTCGATACATCGATTTTTGTAGAGATTTCGGGGTTACTAAAGCATCGGAAAGCCCAAAAATTGTGCATATCCGCAAAGACGATATTCAACAACTTGAGCAGATAATAAACAGGGCTTCAAGTCCACAAAAGGCCGAACAATTGATTCCAAGCGAAGAGGATAAACCGACGATGCCTGTCGAGGATAGCGTTGTCATCAAGAAACCCGAAACCTAA
- the LOC110872868 gene encoding protein BASIC PENTACYSTEINE2, protein MDDDGLNMRNWGYYEPPSFKEHLGLQLMSPMGDHRDPKPFQTLRESPVMVNPNVSTYHHPHTRVVSDPPMPMNYGWIQRERLLHMLPGNTNFSVLPNTSTSHGIHMVPPPLDLSKDPVMNMAVENNVVVGKDSGGVGDESVTGNNGGNGSSMKKRGTTTAVKIPGEKKSKKPKKTPSTPKENGNSSGHRAKTIKRNVDVVINGIDMDISGIPIPVCTCTGAPQQCYRWGLGGWQSACCTTTISMYPLPMSTKRRGARIAGRKMSQGAFKKVLEKLASEGYNFSDAIDLRTYWAKHGTNKFVTIR, encoded by the coding sequence ATGGATGACGACGGGTTAAATATGCGAAATTGGGGCTATTACGAACCCCCTTCGTTTAAGGAACATCTTGGTCTGCAATTAATGTCTCCGATGGGAGACCATAGGGACCCGAAACCGTTCCAAACTTTACGAGAAAGTCCAGTTATGGTTAACCCGAATGTGTCAACTTACCACCACCCACACACGCGTGTGGTTTCCGACCCACCTATGCCCATGAACTACGGTTGGATACAAAGAGAAAGACTCCTTCATATGCTACCCGGAAACACTAACTTTTCGGTTCTTCCCAACACTTCAACCTCCCATGGGATTCACATGGTACCGCCACCGCTTGATTTGTCGAAGGATCCTGTAATGAATATGGCTGTAGAAAACAATGTAGTTGTCGGTAAAGATAGTGGCGGTGTAGGTGACGAGAGTGTGACCGGAAACAACGGTGGAAACGGTAGTTCTATGAAAAAACGAGGAACGACAACCGCCGTGAAAATCCCCGGAGAAAAGAAATCGAAGAAACCGAAAAAGACCCCTTCGACACCTAAAGAAAATGGGAACTCGTCTGGCCACCGTGCGAAAACAATCAAACGAAATGTCGATGTGGTGATTAACGGGATCGATATGGACATTTCCGGAATCCCGATACCTGTTTGCACATGTACCGGAGCTCCACAGCAGTGTTACCGATGGGGGTTGGGGGGTTGGCAGTCGGCATGCTGCACCACCACGATATCAATGTACCCGCTTCCGATGAGTACCAAACGCCGCGGTGCGAGAATTGCGGGGAGGAAGATGAGTCAAGGTGCGTTTAAGAAGGTTTTAGAGAAACTAGCGTCTGAAGGTTACAATTTCTCGGATGCAATCGATCTTAGAACTTATTGGGCGAAACATGGCACCAACAAGTTTGTTACCATCAGGTAG